AGCGGGTGGCCGAGTTCGGCGATCCGGTCGGCCCGGGCACGCTGGCCGGTTTCATCACCGACAGCGGTCTGCGACCGCGCTATCCCGCCGTCGAGATCTACCGCGTCAACCCCGCCGCGCCCGGGATACCGGTCACGCCGTACCTCGTCGACACCGATGCGATGGCCCGCGTCGACGGGGCACCGGAGGCGCTGCTGCGCCTCGACGAACGGCGCCGCCTGCTCGGGCAGCCGCCGCTGGGGCCGATGCTGCTGACGGCCGACGCCCAGCGAGCGGGTCTGGCCGTGCCGCCGGGGACGGGCATCATCGTGACCGACACCCCGCTGGCCCGGGAGACCGACTACGGCCGCGTCGACGACCACTCGTCGGCGATCCGCACACCCGACGATCCGCGGCACACGTTCAACCGCGTGATGGACTATCCGAGTCCGGGCGCCGAAACCGTTTACGGCCAGTGGTCCGGTGGGCGCGTGTCGGTGTCGAGTTCGGCGGCGGACTCGACCGCACTTCCAAACGTGGCACCTGCGACCGGGCCTGCCGCCGCGATCGACGCCGACTCATCGACGAGCTGGGTGTCCAACGCGCTGCAGGCGGCCGTCGGCCAGTGGTTGCAGGTCGACTTCGACCATCCCGTCACCAACGCCACCATCACGATCACCCCGAGCGCGACGGCCGTCGGCGCACAGGTCCGTCGCATCGAGGTGTCGACGGTGAACGGCACCAGCACGATGCGCGTCGACAAGCCGGGTGAGCCGCTGACCACCGCACTGCCCTACGGGGAGTCGCCGTGGGTGCGAATCACCGCGGCGGCCACCGAGGACGGATCGCCGGGCGTTCAGTTCGGCATCACCGATTTCGCCGTCACCCAGTACGACGCCAACGGCTTCGCGCATCCGGTCAACCTGCGCCACACCGTCGCTGTACCGGGGCCACCGCCGAATACTGCTGTCGCGCAATGGGATCTGGGGTCCGACCTGCTGGGCAGATCCGGCTGCGCGCAGAGCTCGAACGGCATACGCTGCGCCGCGACCATGGCGTTGTCGGCGGAGGAGCCGGTGAACCTGAGCCGGACGCTGACCGTACCGGCACCGACGGAGGTGAGGCCGACGGTCTGGGTGCGTCCGCGCCAGGGCCCCAACCTCGCCGATCTCATCCGTGAGCCGGGCACCGTCATCGCCACCGGAGACGCGGACCCGATCGACGTGCTCGGCTCGGCCTACGCCGCCGCCGACGGCGACCCGGACACCGCGTGGACCGCGCGACAGAGCGTCGTCCAGCACAAGACGCCGCCCACCCTGACCCTGACGCTGCCGGCCCGGCGCGAGGTCGCCGCCGTCCAGCTGACGCCAAGTTCGTCTGAACTGCCCGCACATCCGACGCTGGTCGCGATCGACCTCGGCGACGGACCTCAGGTGCGTCGACTGGCCGCCGACGCCGGACCTCAGACCTTCGACCTCAAGCCCCGCGTCACGGACACCGTGAAGGTTTCGCTGCTGGACTGGGACGACATCATCGACCGCACCGCGCTCGGGTTCGATCAGCTGAAGCCTCCCGGCCTCGCCGAGGTGACGGCTCTAGACCCGCGCGGCGCCCCGATCGCTGCGGCCGACGCAGCACGCAACCGCGACCGGACCATCGAATTGCCCTGTGGGCGTGGCCCGATCATCGGCGTCGCCGGCCAGTTCGTGCAGACCTCCCTGACCACGACCGTCGGGGCGCTGCTCGACAATGAACCCGTCGCCGCGCGGCCGTGCCAATCCGGACCGATCCTGCTGCCCGCCGGCCAGCAGGAGCTGCTGATCAGCCCCGGCGCGGCGTTCGTCACCGACGGGGTTCAGCTCGACGGGCCCCTGGCCGACCGGATACGTTCGGCGGCAACGGTTCCCGCGCAGGTCGACACGTGGAGCACCGATCACCGAGAGGTGACGGTCGCATCGTCGGAGGCGTCACGGGTGCTGGTGGTTCCCGAAAGCGTCAACCCCGGCTGGATCGCACACGGCCCCGACGGCTCCCGGCTGACGGCGGTCACGGTCAACGGCTGGCAGCAGGGCTGGGTGCTGCCGCCGGGCACCGGAGGACCCGTCACGCTGGCCTTCGAATCCAACGCGCTCTACCGCGCCGGGTTGATCGGCGGCCTCGCGCTGCTGCCGGTGCTCGCGCTGCTGGCCTTCTGGCCGGTGCGCCGCCGCGACGCAGAGGATGCGCCCGTACGCGTGTGGCGGCCGGGCCGGTGGCCGGTGAGCGCCGCGGTCCTCGTGGTCGGCGGCGCGATCTCGGGGGTGGCGGGCGTCATCGTCGTCAGCCTCGCCCTCGGTGTGCGGCATCTGCTGCGCAACCGCGAAAGACTTTGCGACGCCGTCACGGTCACCACGACCGCCGGCGGGCTGATTCTGGCGGGAGCCGTGCTCAGCCAGAACCCGTGGCGTTCGGTCGACGGCTATGTCGGTCATTCCGTGGGGGTGCAGTTGCTTGCTCTGATTTCGGTGGCGATGCTGGCCGCTTCCGTCGTGCCCGCCGATCGTCGTCGTTTGACCACCGAGGGCTCCAACGACCTCTAGCATCGGCTCTGTGCCGCAGCTGAATACCGCCCGAGGACCGATCGCGACGACCGACCTCGGGGTCACGTTGATGCACGAGCACGTGTTCGTGCTGTCACCCGAAATCCATGCCAACTACCCCGAGGTGTGGGGTGACGAGGCCCAACGCCAGGCCGATGCGGTCACCCGGCTCAACGAGCTCAAGGCCCGGGGCGTCGACACCATCGTGGACCTCACCGTCATCGGGCTCGGCCGCTATATCCCGCGTATCGCCAAGATCGCCGAGCAGACCGACATCAACATCGTGGTGGCCACGGGCGTCTACACCTACAACGACGTGCCGATGTACTTCCACTTCAGCGGGCCCGAAACGCCGCTGGGCGAGCCGATGGTCGACATGTTCATCAACGACATCGAGAAGGGCATCGCGGGCACGGACATCAAGGCGGCGATCCTCAAGTGCGCCACTGACGAACCCGGGGTGACGCCCGGGGTCGAGCGGGTGTTGCGGGCGGTCGCGCAGGCACACCGGCGCACGGGCGTGCCGATCTCGACGCACACCCACGCGGCGACGCGCCGCGGCCTGGAACAGCAGGCGATCTTCGCCGAGGAGGGCGTGGATCTGAGCCGGGTCGTCATCGGCCACTCCGGCGACACCACCGACCTCGGCTATCTCGAGGAGC
The nucleotide sequence above comes from Mycolicibacterium moriokaense. Encoded proteins:
- a CDS encoding alpha-(1->3)-arabinofuranosyltransferase produces the protein MPSAVNTPPLARRWLWVVAVAALVLTFAQSPGQISPDTKLDLTANPLRFLTRAFNLWNSELPFGQAQNQAYGYLFPHGTFFLAGDVLGLPGWVTQRLWWALLLVVGFWGVLRVAEALGIGSPTSRLIGAAAFALSPRVLTTIGAISSETLPMMLAPWVLLPMILALRGTGSVRVLAARSAVAIALMGAVNAVATLTACLLAAIWLVCHRPNKLWWRFTAWWALCIVLAVSWWVVALVLLGRISPPFLDFIESSGVTTRWMSLTEMLRGTDVWTPFVAPNATAGASLVTGSVAVLATTLVAAAGLAGLALRSMPARGRLITILLVGVTVLALGYSGGLGSPVALHVQAFLDADGTPLRNIHKLEPLLRLPIALGLAHLLGRIPLPGSAPRAVWRDAFAHPERDKRVAVGVVVLVALTAATSLAWTGRLTPPGAFDAIPQYWHETAAWLDEHNDSGRVLVAPGAPFATQVWGSSHDEPLQVLGDSAWGVRDSIPLNPPETIRALDSVQRLFAAGRPSAGFADTLARQGISYVVVRNDLDPETSRSARPLLVHRAIDGSPGLERVAEFGDPVGPGTLAGFITDSGLRPRYPAVEIYRVNPAAPGIPVTPYLVDTDAMARVDGAPEALLRLDERRRLLGQPPLGPMLLTADAQRAGLAVPPGTGIIVTDTPLARETDYGRVDDHSSAIRTPDDPRHTFNRVMDYPSPGAETVYGQWSGGRVSVSSSAADSTALPNVAPATGPAAAIDADSSTSWVSNALQAAVGQWLQVDFDHPVTNATITITPSATAVGAQVRRIEVSTVNGTSTMRVDKPGEPLTTALPYGESPWVRITAAATEDGSPGVQFGITDFAVTQYDANGFAHPVNLRHTVAVPGPPPNTAVAQWDLGSDLLGRSGCAQSSNGIRCAATMALSAEEPVNLSRTLTVPAPTEVRPTVWVRPRQGPNLADLIREPGTVIATGDADPIDVLGSAYAAADGDPDTAWTARQSVVQHKTPPTLTLTLPARREVAAVQLTPSSSELPAHPTLVAIDLGDGPQVRRLAADAGPQTFDLKPRVTDTVKVSLLDWDDIIDRTALGFDQLKPPGLAEVTALDPRGAPIAAADAARNRDRTIELPCGRGPIIGVAGQFVQTSLTTTVGALLDNEPVAARPCQSGPILLPAGQQELLISPGAAFVTDGVQLDGPLADRIRSAATVPAQVDTWSTDHREVTVASSEASRVLVVPESVNPGWIAHGPDGSRLTAVTVNGWQQGWVLPPGTGGPVTLAFESNALYRAGLIGGLALLPVLALLAFWPVRRRDAEDAPVRVWRPGRWPVSAAVLVVGGAISGVAGVIVVSLALGVRHLLRNRERLCDAVTVTTTAGGLILAGAVLSQNPWRSVDGYVGHSVGVQLLALISVAMLAASVVPADRRRLTTEGSNDL
- a CDS encoding phosphotriesterase family protein, encoding MPQLNTARGPIATTDLGVTLMHEHVFVLSPEIHANYPEVWGDEAQRQADAVTRLNELKARGVDTIVDLTVIGLGRYIPRIAKIAEQTDINIVVATGVYTYNDVPMYFHFSGPETPLGEPMVDMFINDIEKGIAGTDIKAAILKCATDEPGVTPGVERVLRAVAQAHRRTGVPISTHTHAATRRGLEQQAIFAEEGVDLSRVVIGHSGDTTDLGYLEELIGAGSYIGMDRFGVDVFLGFEDRVNTVAQMCERGHADKMVLSHDASCLMDWLPEDIVSVMMPNWNYLHIHNDVIPALKARGVTDEQLTTMLVDNPRKIFEAQGAY